A stretch of Brassica napus cultivar Da-Ae chromosome C6, Da-Ae, whole genome shotgun sequence DNA encodes these proteins:
- the LOC106395190 gene encoding probable glucan endo-1,3-beta-glucosidase A6, giving the protein MSLLAFFLFTLVVFSSTSCSAVGFQHPHRYIQKKTMLELASKIGINYGRQGNNLPSPYQSINFIKLIKAGHVKLYDADPESLTLLSQTNLYVTIAVPTHQITSLSANQTTAEDWVKTNILPYYPQTQIRFVLVGNEILSVKDRNITGNVVPAMRKIVNSLRAHGIHNIKVGTPLAMDSLRSTFPPSNSTFRGDIALPLMLPLLKFLNGTNSYFFINLQPYFRWSRNPNHTTLDFALFQGNSTYTDPHTGLVYHNLVDQMLDSVIFAMTKLGYPYIRIAISETGWPNSGDIDEIGANVFNAATYNRNLIKKMTATPPIGTPARPGSPIPTFVFSLFNENKKPGSGTQRHWGILHPDGTPIYDIDFTGQKPLTGFNPLPKPTNNVPYKGQVWCVPVEGANETELEEALRMACARSNTTCAALVPGRECYEPVSVYWHASYALNSYWAQFRSQNVQCYFNGLAHETTTNPGNDRCKFPSVTL; this is encoded by the exons ATGTCTCTTCTTGCTTTCTTCCTCTTCACCCTCGTCGTCTTTTCAA GTACAAGTTGCTCAGCGGTTGGGTTCCAACATCCGCACAGGTATATACAGAAAAAAACGATGCTAGAGTTAGCCAGCAAGATTGGTATTAACTATGGTAGACAAGGAAACAACCTACCATCTCCTTACCAATCGATCAATTTCATCAAACTCATCAAAGCCGGTCATGTCAAGCTCTACGACGCCGATCCAGAGAGTCTAACACTCCTCTCTCAAACCAATCTCTACGTCACCATAGCGGTGCCAACCCACCAGATCACTTCCCTCAGCGCCAACCAAACTACAGCTGAAGATTGGGTCAAAACCAATATCCTCCCTTACTACCCACAAACACAAATACGATTTGTCCTTGTTGGAAACGAAATCCTCTCCGTCAAAGATAGGAACATAACCGGCAATGTCGTACCGGCAATGCGAAAAATCGTGAACTCTCTCAGAGCCCATGGGATTCACAACATCAAAGTCGGTACACCTTTAGCTATGGATTCTCTTCGATCAACGTTTCCGCCGTCGAACTCAACATTCCGGGGAGATATCGCCTTACCGTTAATGTTGCCGTTGCTGAAGTTTCTCAACGGAACAAACTCTTACTTCTTTATCAATCTTCAACCTTACTTCCGTTGGTCAAGAAACCCTAATCACACCACGTTGGATTTCGCTCTGTTTCAAGGAAACTCAACTTATACCGATCCTCATACCGGTTTGGTTTACCATAATCTTGTAGACCAAATGTTGGATTCGGTTATCTTCGCCATGACCAAGCTCGGTTATCCATACATCCGTATCGCAATCTCTGAAACCGGATGGCCTAACTCCGGCGACATCGACGAAATCGGAGCTAACGTTTTCAACGCCGCCACGTATAACCGGAATTTGATCAAGAAGATGACCGCAACTCCACCAATCGGTACACCAGCTAGACCCGGTTCACCTATACCGACATTTGTTTTCTCCTTATTTAACGAAAACAAGAAACCCGGTTCGGGAACACAAAGACATTGGGGAATCTTGCATCCGGACGGTACACCAATCTACGACATTGATTTTACCGGTCAAAAACCCTTAACCGGTTTTAACCCTCTGCCTAAACCGACGAATAACGTTCCTTACAAGGGTCAAGTGTGGTGCGTACCGGTCGAAGGAGCCAACGAGACTGAGCTCGAGGAAGCTTTGAGGATGGCTTGTGCCCGAAGCAACACGACGTGTGCGGCTTTGGTTCCTGGCAGAGAATGTTACGAGCCGGTCTCTGTTTATTGGCACGCAAGCTACGCGCTTAACTCGTACTGGGCACAGTTCCGTAGCCAAAACGTCCAATGTTACTTCAATGGATTAGCTCATGAGACCACGACTAACCCTG GAAATGATCGCTGCAAGTTTCCGAGCGTTACTCTGTGA
- the LOC106393592 gene encoding glycine-rich RNA-binding protein 2, mitochondrial-like yields the protein LIFSGLSWGTDDQSLRDAFANFGEVVDAKVIVDRETGRSRGFGFVNFTDETAANTAISEMDGKDLNGRSIRVNVANERPSTPRYGGGGGYGGGSYGAGGGDGGGY from the exons TTGATTTTTTCAGGTCTCTCATGGGGAACTGATGACCAGTCCTTGAGGGATGCTTTTGCAAACTTTGGTGAAGTGGTCGATG CTAAAGTCATTGTTGATAGAGAAACAGGAAGGTCTAGGGGTTTTGGATTTGTCAACTTTACTGATGAGACCGCTGCTAATACTGCCATTTCAGAGATGGATGGAAAG GATCTGAATGGACGGAGCATTCGGGTGAATGTTGCTAACGAAAGACCAAGTACTCCCCGGTATGGCGGAGGTGGTGGCTATGGTGGAGGTAGCTATGGAGCAGGTGGTGGTGATGGTGGCGGTTACTAA